AGAGAGATCAATATATCTCCATGTATTAATTCTTCAAAGCCTTGGTACTACGGTATCGGGGCTTTTTTGTTTTTTGGGTCAAACCAAATGAAAAGATCTATATTAGCTTTCCCCCACAAAACACCCACATAAAACTTATTTTACTCCAAAATCTTGTCTACATAGTTTTCGTAGTTTTCCATTTGCAGTATCAATCTTTTTCGTTATATGAACATATACATCTGCAGTGATTTGAATACTTTTCATGCCCAAGACGTTCCTGGACATATTTCATATCTGCTCCGGATTCTAACAGAAGAATGACCTAGAGGAGGTACAGTAAGTGTATTTCAAAATTTCTCAGGGTTCTTTACTTTTATTGATGCTACTTCACCACATTTCTTGCAAAAGGTAAGAAGCATTTTTGAACCAGTAGAAAACACCTTGTTCACTGGCATTATGCTTGAATATGCTCCACCCACTACACCAGTAGTAAATGAGTTACTTCCACAGGCTTTGCAAACTTGATCAGACATTGGTAATACCTCCGTAATATACTTTAGTTTTTAATACGCAGTTACAAAATAAAAAGTTTCGTTGAAGGGAGATAGCAGTATGGCAGTTGAATATATCATCCAGCATTATTCAGGGGAGGAAAACCATATGAACGATAGTCAATGAAGCGTTAATCCTCCTACAAGTCCAGCGCATGAAGGCAGAAGGGGGATTTTAGGTGTCAAACGAATGGGTGAAAACAGATAAGGTAGAGATCGAAGTTACTCAGCATTCAAAGGCTGTAATGATCAGGCAGGGAAAGGTCAAAGAAGTGGAATTACCTGAGCATGGAACATTTGTCATTAAGACTAGTCAGGGTAAAAATCCAGAAGTTCGAAAAAGTAGAAGGAGAGTTGTTTTAATTATTGAAAAAGTGCAATGTGCCCCAGGTGCGAAGTGGCTTATTGGCTTCGGTTATCGTTACTGCAAAACTAATACCTAGAGCCCATATAGTTTCAAAAGTCACCATAAACAACACCTCAAACAAACTATTCTGAGTCACAAATATTAAACTAAAAACTCTTAGTAATAACAGTTGTACAATTAAAGCAATAACTCGAATCCATCTTTTTTCACAGGATATTTCATTAAGTGGTTCCATTTGATAATAAAATATGATATTCTCTTATTGGAACATATGTTCCTTTTTTAAGTTTAACACTACAGATTAACCGAACACGCATTACTTCAGTAGTATATTGATGGAATGAACAAGTATCACCTATTACTTATGTCGCTATTTGTCGAACGATAGTTGTAGGAAAATAGTCCCCTTTTGTAGAAATGTGTAAAAAACATAAAGGGGGATCTAATTGTGTGCTTAAATGAACCAAACAACCTAATTCAACGGATTAGTATAATGACAGATCAGGAGTTAGGTAATCTTGATTTGCATGCGTACTTAGTTACAAAAGCAAGTGAAAGCGACGAACTATACATTGCAAAAAAAGAGTTGTTACATGATGACGTGCGAAAATTCCTAAAAAGTAGTATTCGGAGAGAATTGAATGATATCAAACATGCAGATGAGACTGAAAACAAAATATTTCATGTTACTGATTACAACCATGAAATAACTAAAAACGACTATATTGCTAAACTAACTATTGATTTTGATGCTACACTCAAATCCAAAATAAATAAGTTAGTACAATCATTAATTCAAAACGGGTCTGATTTTATGGATTTAGAAACAAAATTTCAAGTGATTGAAGTTGCCATGAATTCTGAAAGTGCATATTTTATTTATTATAGAGGCGTAAAGAAAACTGCTATTAATAAAAAGAGCACGAAAAGAATTCAGACAATAAGACACGGCCAGCAGTTAGTTTTGCAAAACGATAATGTTGTTGAATTTGGTGGGAAGATTGAAATGTTTATTCTAGGGGAAAATATATACGTAATAAATCCTAAAACTTTAGAACATACTTTCGATTACACCGATCATATCTCGCAAAAGAGGGATGCAAATCTGAACACCATTACTCAAATGAGTTTTTTTGATGGCGAGTCAAAGGTAGACGAATTTGTTAAAAGTGCAAATAAATTTATCCTTAGTAGAGGAATCGCCCAGATAAAAAATATTACTCTAGAAGTATTAGAGGAACAGTTTGAAAATAGGTGTGAAGAATTAAAAAGAATAAAAGCAGATATCCCTGAGGGGGATGAAGAGAAGAAAGCTTATAAAGAAAGATACCAGGCACTCTGGCCTTTATATGATCACCTAGATTTGGTTAACTACAAGGTTAGGTTCGATATCAATAAATCTGTTACTCCATTATTGCATTTTTTTTCTGACAAAATAGTCGAGTCATTTCTTACTAAGCAATTTAGAGACAATTAATTTTGAAAGGATAGGTGGCTATGTGGGGGAAAGTTGAGCAATCCATATTGTGGGTAGTTACATATACCCCTCTAGTCTTAATTATGATTTTTAGATTCATTACTAGTAATGAATTTTTTGGATTAGATCAGCAGATAAGGATGATTTTTAACAAGGATAGTGTCTTTTTGAGTAACTTAGCTTTGGAAATTTACTTTATTTTAATCGCTTTAGTGTTTACAGTAGCTTTGTATATAGCAACTATCAAATATTATTTGTCTGGTTATGAAAAAAATATTAAGCCTGGCAAAGAAGGTAATGATTATTTTATACGAAAAATAGAGAAATTAAGTGCAAATGACTACTCTTTTTTCTTGCTGACATTGCTACTACCTCTCATATCGTTAGATCATTCATCAGCAATTAATTTAGCAGTCTCCATAATGGTAGTAATTTATGTTATTATCATATACGTTAAGACTGACGCTATTAGTGTATGTCCGTTGTTCTTTTTCTCAGGTAGAAGAGTATATAAAGGTATAATCTCAACAGGCACAAAAGCCCAGGAACTGTCAAATCCTTCTTTTAGAAAAGAAGTAGTCATAGTAATAAAGAGAGAAAATATAAGCCTTAATAGGACTGTAAGAGGAGCACAATTAGTAGGTAACGTTTATTATTTAACAGATACCCAACAAAATAGCTAAACTATTCATTAAGGCATTTCTTTTAGTGTCTTTTTCTTTTGGAGGTAGGAACAATGCCCATTAAAAAGATTCTATAATAAGTCAGGATGCAAGAACATCACTACAGAAAAGTATTGTCCTGAACATACTCATTCAGTTAAGCAATAGAAGTAGGAAAGGCACTATGACTGCTTTATAAATAGAGTTCTATGATAGTATGCAAAACTTATAAATTCATAAACCTTTGTATAGGCACTTGTATATCACGGGTGCTTTTTTGATTAAACCTGCATAGCATAGCTTCCTAATACCTATCATAGATATAACTCTTATATCGTTACGAAGAGGTGATTTGATGAACCAAGAAGAATTAAGGGTTTACTGTACCTTAGTAAAAAGAGGGAAGCCTGCAGCTTCAATCCCCCTTCAAAATCGACATGTTAAAGAAGCTAAGGAAATAGTCGAACAAGAAGAAGGTTTACAGACATATACAGAGGAGCTATACGAAGGTTGGGTAACTTTCTGGGTGTATAAGTACCCTCATATACTCGAAGTCATTAAGTCAAGTCCGCAGACTCCACAAAACAGCGTACGACCATTGGATTTTAGGTAAGATATTTGGATATGAAGAGGTGGCCATACAAGATTTTCTAAACATTAAGGTCTATAAGTAGTGTTATTGCACTTTCGACATGGCGGCAAAGTATCAGTATGATCATCTAGATGGACTACTTGACCGCATTT
This portion of the Bacillus horti genome encodes:
- a CDS encoding XtrA/YqaO family protein, which codes for MSNEWVKTDKVEIEVTQHSKAVMIRQGKVKEVELPEHGTFVIKTSQGKNPEVRKSRRRVVLIIEKVQCAPGAKWLIGFGYRYCKTNT
- a CDS encoding Kiwa anti-phage protein KwaB-like domain-containing protein yields the protein MCLNEPNNLIQRISIMTDQELGNLDLHAYLVTKASESDELYIAKKELLHDDVRKFLKSSIRRELNDIKHADETENKIFHVTDYNHEITKNDYIAKLTIDFDATLKSKINKLVQSLIQNGSDFMDLETKFQVIEVAMNSESAYFIYYRGVKKTAINKKSTKRIQTIRHGQQLVLQNDNVVEFGGKIEMFILGENIYVINPKTLEHTFDYTDHISQKRDANLNTITQMSFFDGESKVDEFVKSANKFILSRGIAQIKNITLEVLEEQFENRCEELKRIKADIPEGDEEKKAYKERYQALWPLYDHLDLVNYKVRFDINKSVTPLLHFFSDKIVESFLTKQFRDN
- a CDS encoding zinc ribbon-containing protein codes for the protein MSTTGEKPGKGYYSCTKCGQVVHLDDHTDTLPPCRKCNNTTYRP